The Bacillaceae bacterium S4-13-56 genome segment GGCACTGACCCAATCTTGATTAGATAAACGTGTTAAATAATAAGCTGCATCCTTATCGTCGCGTAATAGGACTTGGAGAGTAATCTGGTTGCCTGAAAAATCAAAGGATTGAAAATATCCATCTTCAGGTAATTGTCTAGAAGCATTCATGATTAAAGAATCAGTATCGATAGGAAATGCTTGAAGGTCGTTGACTGTTGCTTTTAACTTTTCGTAATCAGACATTCCTCCACTCTGCAATGTTGTTTCAATAGACTGTATCTCTTCTTGTATCTTGTTTATTTCATTCTGTGTTTTTCCAATTTCATTATTTATTTTAGAAGAAAAAATATAAGCTCCTATGAGAGTCCCAATAATCATCAAACCAACAAAAGCTACCAGTATAATATATCCTTGGTTTTTACGTTCTTTATCTTGTAAAAGGTTAATTTCAACTAACATTAAAATCCCTCTTTCATCGCCAAACCTATAACATTATAAAATTGGTAGCCTATTTTCACATCTTTAGTAGTTTGAATTGTTCTAGGATCCAACGTAATTACTGGGATCTGATCCATCCTATTTTTGACACCATCCAATACTTCATTTATATATGGGTGATCCCCTGTTGCCAAGAATTTCGTAATCTTTTTGTCTCCCTTGTTTAACGAATATTGGTAAAATCGAAGTACCCTTTCGATTTCAGTGTAAACTTCCTCGAATGCGAGCAGCATTTTTTTAATGTTAAATTGTTCTTTTGTTAAAGATCCAATTTGTTGAAAAAGTGTATCATCTAAGTAAGGAATAGTAATTTGCTGCGAAAAGACTGGCTTATGTTTTTCAAATATACTCAATGTAACGGATTTAACATTAAATTGAACAAGTAAATAATTATCTTTACTGTTTGTCAAATCATAATGATAGAAAAGTCTGTATTGGCAGAGTGCGGATATATCCGCAACAATAGGATTTGTTTTTTCATTTTCAAAAAAGCCCTGATACAAATCTATAATTTCAGTTGGAGAAGCAACAAGAAGCACTTGCTGAAATTCTTCATTTTTTTCTAATATAGCTGTATCAATTACAGGGTTATCAAATGGCAAGTGAATACTGTGACCCAATTCAAAGTAGATGTGCCCTTTTATTTCCTCTTCTTCAATATTAGCAGGCACTTGTACCGTACGTACAATAACTGAAGAGTCTGGAACAATGAAACGAATTTGCTTCCCTTTTAAATTCCATTTACGAACACATTTTCTTAATGTTCGCAAAAATAGTTCGTGATTTACTACCTTTCCATTCTCCACAATACCCTCTGGTAAGTAATGTTGATTTATATTGGTAACAATGATAGGTTTTTTGTTATGTCTTATTTCTGAATAACGAATAACATAGTCTTGAATCTCAATATTTGCAATCTTATTATTACTTAATAACCCCATGCTATCACCTAATTCTAGTTAAAATATGTGACATTACAAAAATAAAGAAAAATACCAATTAACGATTTCAGTTCCATAAAAATATGAGATCAATGCTCCCATTGAAATAAAAGGTCCAAAAGGAATTGGATTTTTGCGTTTGACTAATCCTACTATCAATCCAATCAATCCAATAGTTGCCCCAAAAAAAGCAGATAAGAAAAATGCCAATAGTAGTTTTTTAAGACCCAATGCAATGCCAAGAACGGCAAAGAGCTTTATATCTCCTCCCCCCATTCCTCCTCTGCTAACTAGCGCTATAAGGAGTAACAGAACTAATCCTGCGATAAATCCCATACCGGCATCATACCAAGGGTTTAATGGGGTGATTATGCGAAGAAATATAAACAAAACTAAAAAAACAAGTAATATTTTATTTGGAATAATCATGTATGAAAGATCGCTTACGGTGATAATGTGAAGTAACGAAATAAGGGATAAGGCTATAAACATTTCCATACCATAGCCAAGTACATAATATGAAAATGCGAATAAAACACCAGTTAATAATTCCATGACCGGATAGATAGAAGAAATCTTTTTTTTACAATTTGTACATCTCCCTCGTTGCCAAAGAAAAGAAAGTACTGGAATTAATTCTTTCCAAGTTAATGTATGATGACAGGTTGGACAAGAAGACCTAGGTGCAATAATTGATTTTTGCTTAGGAACTCTTAGACCTACTACATTGAAAAAAGATCCCAATATTAACCCTACAATGAATAAGTACGTTAGCATAAAGACCAAATTATATTCCGTCCTCTAGTTTTAATAGGTTGAATTTGTTAAAAGCGCGGT includes the following:
- the pilM gene encoding pilus assembly protein PilM, which translates into the protein MGLLSNNKIANIEIQDYVIRYSEIRHNKKPIIVTNINQHYLPEGIVENGKVVNHELFLRTLRKCVRKWNLKGKQIRFIVPDSSVIVRTVQVPANIEEEEIKGHIYFELGHSIHLPFDNPVIDTAILEKNEEFQQVLLVASPTEIIDLYQGFFENEKTNPIVADISALCQYRLFYHYDLTNSKDNYLLVQFNVKSVTLSIFEKHKPVFSQQITIPYLDDTLFQQIGSLTKEQFNIKKMLLAFEEVYTEIERVLRFYQYSLNKGDKKITKFLATGDHPYINEVLDGVKNRMDQIPVITLDPRTIQTTKDVKIGYQFYNVIGLAMKEGF
- a CDS encoding PilN domain-containing protein, translating into MLVEINLLQDKERKNQGYIILVAFVGLMIIGTLIGAYIFSSKINNEIGKTQNEINKIQEEIQSIETTLQSGGMSDYEKLKATVNDLQAFPIDTDSLIMNASRQLPEDGYFQSFDFSGNQITLQVLLRDDKDAAYYLTRLSNQDWVSAVKLLSISTQQEEGQTSLYTANYTITIHTDILRGSRKGDGQ
- a CDS encoding prepilin peptidase, translating into MLTYLFIVGLILGSFFNVVGLRVPKQKSIIAPRSSCPTCHHTLTWKELIPVLSFLWQRGRCTNCKKKISSIYPVMELLTGVLFAFSYYVLGYGMEMFIALSLISLLHIITVSDLSYMIIPNKILLVFLVLFIFLRIITPLNPWYDAGMGFIAGLVLLLLIALVSRGGMGGGDIKLFAVLGIALGLKKLLLAFFLSAFFGATIGLIGLIVGLVKRKNPIPFGPFISMGALISYFYGTEIVNWYFSLFL